The Pseudomonas azotoformans genome has a segment encoding these proteins:
- the coaBC gene encoding bifunctional phosphopantothenoylcysteine decarboxylase/phosphopantothenate--cysteine ligase CoaBC translates to MQRLYRKRIVLGVGGGIAAYKSAELVRRLLDQGAEVRVVMTRGGSEFITPLTMQALSGHPVHLDLLDPAAEAAMGHIELAKWADLVLIAPATADLIARLAQGIADDLLTTLVLATDATVAIAPAMNQAMWRDPATQANTQLLQSRGLKVFGPASGSQACGDVGMGRMLEATDLALCAADCFQHLALTGKHVLITAGPTQENIDPVRYITNHSSGKMGFALAEAAVEAGARVTLITGPVHLPTPDRVTRIDVVSARDMLAACEAAIPCDLFIASAAVADYRPEVVAPQKLKKDPTSGDGLLLQMVRNPDILATIATRADRPFSVGFAAETEHLLDYAARKLKDKNLDLIVANDVANPSIGFNSEENACSVIDRDLHATLFAQTSKGKIARQLISFIAQRLNQV, encoded by the coding sequence ATGCAGCGTCTGTATCGGAAACGCATCGTTCTCGGCGTTGGCGGCGGCATTGCCGCCTACAAGAGCGCAGAACTGGTTCGCAGGCTCCTGGACCAAGGCGCCGAAGTGCGCGTGGTCATGACCCGCGGTGGCAGTGAGTTCATCACCCCGCTGACCATGCAAGCGCTGTCCGGCCACCCGGTTCACCTGGACCTGCTGGACCCGGCAGCCGAAGCCGCTATGGGCCATATCGAGTTGGCCAAATGGGCCGACCTGGTACTGATCGCCCCGGCCACCGCCGACCTGATCGCCCGCCTGGCCCAAGGCATCGCCGATGACCTGCTGACCACCCTGGTACTGGCCACCGACGCCACCGTCGCCATCGCCCCGGCCATGAACCAGGCCATGTGGCGCGACCCGGCCACCCAGGCCAACACCCAGCTCCTGCAAAGCCGTGGCCTCAAGGTGTTCGGCCCGGCGTCCGGCAGCCAAGCCTGCGGTGACGTCGGCATGGGCCGCATGCTTGAAGCCACCGACCTCGCACTCTGTGCGGCGGACTGCTTCCAACACCTGGCCCTGACCGGCAAGCACGTGCTGATCACCGCCGGCCCGACCCAGGAAAATATCGACCCGGTGCGCTACATCACCAACCATAGCTCAGGAAAAATGGGCTTTGCTTTGGCTGAAGCGGCGGTCGAGGCAGGCGCGCGCGTCACCCTGATCACCGGCCCGGTGCATTTGCCGACCCCGGATCGGGTCACGCGAATCGACGTAGTCAGCGCCCGCGACATGCTGGCAGCCTGTGAGGCGGCCATTCCGTGCGACCTGTTCATCGCCTCGGCAGCGGTTGCGGACTACCGCCCGGAAGTGGTCGCCCCGCAAAAGCTTAAGAAGGACCCTACAAGCGGCGACGGCCTGCTCCTGCAAATGGTGCGCAATCCAGACATCCTGGCCACCATTGCCACCCGTGCGGACCGTCCGTTCAGTGTCGGCTTCGCCGCCGAGACCGAGCATTTGCTGGACTACGCCGCACGCAAATTGAAAGACAAAAACCTCGACCTGATCGTTGCCAATGATGTCGCCAACCCGAGCATCGGCTTCAACAGCGAGGAAAATGCCTGCAGCGTGATCGACCGCGACCTGCACGCCACCCTTTTCGCCCAGACCAGCAAGGGCAAGATTGCCCGCCAACTGATCTCTTTTATCGCCCAACGGCTGAACCAGGTTTAA
- a CDS encoding YicC/YloC family endoribonuclease: MVHSMTAFARVEKAGVQGTLSWELRSVNSRYLEPHLRLPESFRDLEGAVREALRQGISRGKLECTLRFTEETTGKALQIDRDRAAQLVAAAETIAGLIKQPAALNPLEVLAWPGVLVADATDPQALNAEALALFNQGLKELKAGREREGAELARLISERLTAIEEDVVTLRELVPQMLATQRQKVLDRFTDMKADLDPTRLEQEMVLLAQKSDVAEELDRLSTHILEVRRVLKSGGAAGRRLDFLMQELNREANTLGSKAFDPRSTTAAVNLKVLIEQMREQVQNIE, from the coding sequence ATGGTGCACAGCATGACCGCCTTCGCCCGCGTCGAAAAAGCCGGCGTCCAAGGCACCCTGAGCTGGGAATTGCGCTCGGTCAACAGCCGTTACCTGGAGCCGCACCTGCGCCTGCCGGAATCGTTTCGCGACCTCGAAGGCGCCGTGCGTGAAGCGCTGCGCCAGGGCATTTCCCGCGGCAAGCTGGAATGCACCCTGCGGTTTACCGAAGAAACCACCGGCAAAGCCTTGCAGATTGACCGCGACCGCGCCGCGCAACTGGTCGCCGCCGCCGAAACCATCGCCGGTCTGATCAAGCAGCCGGCCGCGCTCAACCCGCTGGAAGTGCTGGCGTGGCCCGGCGTGCTGGTGGCCGATGCTACCGACCCGCAAGCCCTCAACGCCGAAGCCCTCGCCCTGTTCAACCAGGGCTTGAAGGAGCTCAAGGCCGGCCGTGAGCGCGAAGGTGCCGAACTGGCCCGCCTGATCAGCGAGCGCCTGACCGCCATTGAAGAAGACGTGGTCACCCTGCGTGAGCTGGTGCCGCAAATGCTCGCCACCCAGCGCCAGAAGGTGCTCGACCGCTTCACCGACATGAAGGCCGACCTCGATCCGACGCGCCTGGAACAGGAAATGGTCCTGCTCGCGCAGAAGAGCGACGTCGCCGAAGAACTTGATCGCCTGAGCACCCACATCCTCGAAGTGCGCCGCGTGCTCAAGTCCGGCGGTGCCGCCGGTCGGCGTTTGGACTTCCTGATGCAGGAACTCAACCGCGAAGCCAATACACTCGGCTCCAAGGCGTTCGACCCGCGCAGCACCACGGCTGCGGTCAACCTCAAAGTGTTGATCGAGCAGATGCGCGAACAAGTACAGAATATTGAGTAA
- a CDS encoding cupin domain-containing protein: MSIQDIVDFSQAKTAAERYRPAAEKILKGDPEQTIYNHYNSPCGQMSAGVWEGEVGQWKVNYTEHEYCEIVQGVSVLRDADGNAKTLRAGDRFVIPAGFSGTWEVLEPCRKIYVVFEQKA; encoded by the coding sequence ATGAGCATCCAGGACATCGTCGACTTCAGCCAAGCCAAGACCGCCGCCGAGCGCTACCGCCCCGCCGCCGAAAAAATCCTCAAGGGTGATCCCGAGCAGACGATCTACAACCACTACAACAGCCCCTGCGGCCAGATGAGCGCGGGCGTGTGGGAAGGTGAAGTCGGGCAGTGGAAGGTCAACTACACCGAGCATGAGTACTGCGAAATTGTGCAGGGTGTTTCAGTACTGCGTGATGCCGATGGCAACGCCAAGACCTTGCGCGCCGGTGACCGTTTCGTGATCCCCGCCGGGTTCAGCGGCACCTGGGAAGTGCTGGAACCCTGCCGCAAGATCTACGTAGTGTTTGAACAGAAAGCCTGA
- a CDS encoding ABC transporter substrate-binding protein, which produces MRLAALPLLLAPLFIAPLASAASNLSVCTEASPEGFDVVQYNSLTTTNASADVLMNRLVDYDAASGKLVPSLADSWEVSPDGLTYTFKLHPDVKFHRTEYFTPSRTLTAEDVRFSFERMLDPANPWHKIAQSGFPHAQSLQLPTLVKKIDALDPLTARFTLDHADSTFLAALNMGFASIYPAEYADKLLKAGTPEKLNSQPIGTGPFIFSRFQKDAVVRYKANPDYFAGKPAVDNLIFAITPDANVRLQKLHRDECQIALSPKPLDVGEAEKDPALKVEKTAAFMTAFVAINSQHPPLDKPEVRQAINLAFDKGSYLKAVFEGTAEAANGPYPPNTWSYAKDLPGYPQDLAKAKALLDRAGLKDGFKTTIWTRPTGSLLNPNPNLGAQLLQADLAKVGIQAEIRVIEWGELIRRAKAGEHDLLFMGWAGDNGDPDNFLTPQFSCAAVKPGTNFARYCDPALDKLISAGKTTSEQGVRSKLYQQAQAQIQQQALWLPLAHPTAFALARKNVEGYQVSPFGRQDFSNVSVKP; this is translated from the coding sequence ATGCGCCTCGCTGCCCTACCGCTATTGCTCGCCCCTCTTTTTATCGCGCCGCTGGCCTCTGCCGCCAGCAACCTGAGCGTCTGCACCGAGGCCAGCCCCGAAGGTTTCGATGTGGTGCAATACAACTCGCTGACCACCACCAACGCCTCGGCCGATGTGCTGATGAACCGCCTGGTGGACTACGACGCGGCCAGCGGCAAACTGGTGCCCAGCCTGGCGGACAGCTGGGAAGTCTCGCCGGATGGCCTGACCTATACCTTCAAGCTGCACCCGGATGTGAAATTCCACCGTACCGAATACTTCACCCCCAGCCGTACCCTGACCGCCGAAGACGTGCGCTTCAGCTTCGAGCGCATGCTCGACCCGGCCAACCCCTGGCACAAGATCGCCCAGAGTGGCTTCCCCCATGCGCAATCGTTGCAACTGCCGACGCTGGTCAAGAAAATCGACGCTCTTGACCCGCTGACCGCGCGCTTCACCCTGGACCACGCCGACTCTACCTTCCTCGCGGCCCTGAACATGGGTTTTGCCTCGATCTACCCGGCGGAATACGCCGACAAACTGCTCAAGGCCGGCACGCCGGAGAAGCTCAACAGCCAGCCGATCGGTACCGGGCCGTTCATCTTCAGTCGTTTTCAGAAAGATGCAGTGGTGCGCTACAAGGCCAACCCGGACTACTTCGCCGGCAAACCGGCTGTGGATAACTTGATCTTCGCCATCACCCCGGACGCCAACGTGCGCCTGCAAAAACTGCATCGCGACGAGTGCCAGATTGCCCTGTCTCCCAAGCCGTTGGATGTGGGTGAAGCCGAAAAGGACCCAGCGCTCAAGGTGGAGAAAACCGCCGCCTTCATGACCGCCTTCGTGGCCATCAACAGCCAGCACCCGCCTCTGGACAAGCCCGAAGTGCGCCAGGCAATCAACCTGGCGTTCGACAAGGGCAGCTACCTCAAGGCCGTATTTGAAGGCACCGCCGAAGCCGCCAACGGCCCCTACCCGCCTAACACCTGGAGCTACGCCAAGGACCTGCCGGGTTATCCACAGGACCTCGCCAAGGCCAAGGCACTGCTGGATCGCGCCGGGCTCAAGGACGGTTTCAAGACCACGATCTGGACCCGCCCCACCGGCAGCCTGCTGAACCCCAACCCGAACCTCGGCGCACAGCTGTTACAGGCTGACCTGGCCAAGGTCGGCATCCAGGCCGAGATCCGCGTGATCGAATGGGGCGAGCTGATCCGCCGCGCCAAGGCCGGCGAACACGACCTGCTGTTCATGGGCTGGGCCGGCGACAACGGCGACCCGGATAACTTCCTGACCCCGCAGTTCTCCTGCGCGGCGGTGAAGCCCGGCACCAACTTCGCCCGCTACTGCGACCCCGCGCTGGACAAGCTGATCAGCGCTGGCAAGACCACCAGCGAGCAAGGCGTACGCAGCAAGCTCTACCAGCAGGCCCAGGCGCAGATCCAGCAACAGGCACTGTGGTTGCCGCTCGCGCACCCGACCGCGTTTGCCCTGGCCCGCAAGAATGTCGAGGGCTACCAGGTGAGCCCGTTCGGGCGCCAGGATTTTTCGAACGTTAGCGTCAAGCCCTAA
- the dut gene encoding dUTP diphosphatase has protein sequence MHALQAKILDPRIGNEFPLPAYATPGSAGLDLRAMLKEDTVLEPGQTLLIPTGLSIYVGDPGLAALILPRSGLGHKHGIVLGNLVGLIDSDYQGELMVSCWNRGQTAFNIAVGERIAQLVLVPVVQAHFELVEEFDETQRGAGGFGHSGSH, from the coding sequence ATGCACGCTTTGCAAGCCAAGATCCTCGACCCACGCATCGGTAACGAATTCCCACTGCCGGCCTACGCCACGCCAGGCTCCGCCGGCCTGGACCTGCGCGCCATGCTCAAGGAAGACACCGTCCTTGAACCGGGCCAGACCCTCCTGATTCCGACCGGCCTGTCGATCTACGTGGGCGACCCTGGCCTGGCGGCGCTGATCCTGCCGCGCTCCGGCCTGGGCCACAAACACGGCATCGTGCTGGGCAACCTGGTCGGCCTGATCGACTCGGACTACCAGGGCGAACTGATGGTGTCGTGCTGGAACCGTGGCCAGACCGCCTTCAACATCGCCGTCGGCGAGCGTATTGCCCAACTGGTCCTGGTGCCAGTGGTGCAGGCGCACTTCGAACTGGTAGAGGAATTCGATGAAACCCAACGCGGCGCAGGCGGTTTTGGGCATTCCGGCAGTCACTGA
- the radC gene encoding RadC family protein, with amino-acid sequence MSIRDWPVAERPREKLLEWGAASLSDAELLAIFLRTGVSGRSAVDLARHLLAQFGGLRPLLEASQALFSQQLGLGPAKFAQLQAVLEMARRHMAERLRQDSVLESPVAVRDYLKALLRHEPHETFGCLFLDSKHRVLGFEALSQGTIDTAVVYPRQVVKRALAYNAAALILCHNHPSGSLEPSAADRKLTKLLQKALEVVDVRVLDHIIVGDGDPLSMAEYGWM; translated from the coding sequence ATGAGTATTCGCGATTGGCCGGTGGCAGAGCGGCCCCGGGAAAAGCTTTTGGAATGGGGCGCAGCGAGTCTGTCGGATGCCGAGTTGCTGGCGATCTTCCTGCGTACCGGGGTTTCCGGTCGTAGCGCGGTGGACCTGGCGCGCCATCTGTTGGCGCAATTTGGCGGCTTGCGCCCGTTGCTGGAGGCCAGTCAGGCGCTGTTCAGCCAGCAATTGGGGCTGGGGCCGGCAAAGTTCGCCCAGTTGCAGGCGGTGCTGGAAATGGCCCGGCGCCACATGGCCGAGCGCCTGCGCCAGGATTCGGTGCTGGAAAGCCCGGTGGCCGTGCGGGATTACCTCAAGGCACTGTTGCGCCATGAGCCGCATGAGACCTTCGGCTGCCTGTTTCTCGACTCAAAACACCGGGTGCTGGGTTTCGAGGCGTTGTCCCAGGGCACCATCGATACGGCGGTGGTCTATCCCCGGCAAGTGGTCAAGCGTGCCCTGGCGTACAACGCAGCGGCGTTGATCCTGTGTCACAACCATCCTTCCGGCAGCCTTGAGCCGAGTGCGGCTGATCGAAAATTGACCAAGCTGCTGCAAAAAGCCTTGGAGGTGGTGGATGTGCGGGTGTTGGATCACATCATCGTGGGGGATGGCGATCCACTGTCGATGGCGGAGTATGGGTGGATGTAG
- the rpmG gene encoding 50S ribosomal protein L33 — MRELIRMISSAGTGHFYTTDKNKRTTPDKLEKKMFDPRVRKHVIYKEGKIK, encoded by the coding sequence ATGCGTGAATTGATTCGAATGATCTCTAGCGCCGGTACTGGTCACTTCTACACTACCGACAAGAACAAGCGTACTACCCCGGACAAGCTCGAAAAGAAAATGTTCGACCCGCGCGTTCGCAAGCACGTGATCTACAAAGAAGGCAAAATCAAGTAA
- the argB gene encoding acetylglutamate kinase translates to MTLEREAAANTAKVLSEALPYIRRYVGKTLVIKYGGNAMESDELKTGFARDIVLMKAVGINPVVVHGGGPQIGDLLKRLSIESHFIDGMRVTDAQTMDVVEMVLGGQVNKDIVNLINRHGGSAIGLTGKDAELIRAKKLTVTRQTPEMTQPEIIDIGQVGEVVGVNTDLLNLLVKGDFIPVIAPIGVGANGESYNINADLVAGKVAEALKAEKLMLLTNIAGLMDKEGKVLTGLSTQQVDELIADGTIYGGMLPKIRCALEAVQGGVGSSLIIDGRVPNAVLLEIFTDTGMGTLISNRKRP, encoded by the coding sequence ATGACCCTCGAACGCGAAGCCGCTGCCAACACTGCCAAGGTCCTGTCCGAAGCGTTGCCTTACATCCGACGCTATGTCGGCAAGACGCTGGTGATCAAGTACGGCGGCAATGCCATGGAAAGCGACGAGCTGAAAACCGGCTTTGCCCGCGACATCGTGTTGATGAAAGCCGTGGGGATCAACCCGGTGGTGGTGCACGGCGGCGGCCCGCAAATCGGCGACCTGCTCAAGCGCTTGTCGATCGAGAGTCACTTCATCGATGGCATGCGCGTCACTGACGCGCAGACCATGGACGTGGTGGAAATGGTGCTCGGTGGCCAGGTCAACAAGGACATCGTCAACCTGATCAACCGCCACGGCGGCAGCGCCATCGGCCTGACCGGCAAGGACGCGGAGCTGATCCGCGCGAAAAAACTGACGGTGACCCGTCAGACACCGGAAATGACCCAACCGGAAATCATCGACATCGGCCAAGTGGGCGAAGTGGTTGGCGTAAACACCGACCTGCTGAACCTGCTGGTCAAAGGCGACTTCATTCCGGTGATCGCGCCGATCGGCGTGGGCGCCAATGGCGAGTCCTACAACATCAACGCCGACCTGGTGGCCGGCAAGGTGGCCGAAGCATTGAAAGCTGAAAAGCTGATGCTGCTGACCAACATCGCCGGCCTGATGGACAAAGAAGGCAAGGTATTGACCGGCTTGTCCACGCAACAAGTGGACGAGTTGATCGCCGACGGCACCATCTACGGCGGCATGCTGCCGAAGATCCGTTGCGCGCTGGAAGCGGTGCAAGGCGGCGTGGGCAGCTCGTTGATCATTGATGGCCGGGTACCGAATGCGGTATTGCTGGAGATCTTCACGGATACCGGCATGGGCACGCTGATCAGTAACCGCAAGCGTCCTTAA
- a CDS encoding type IV toxin-antitoxin system AbiEi family antitoxin, whose protein sequence is MISLLIDFQHSLKLLISVKILDRFHCFGYFQHLLKMVKSMKEFEIRSRDALRNLLSKVPILKIENLKLPSPSEGWTPDCIVEITVSGRSHALVCEVIASGQPRFISAAILRLRDYLNKQRTQATPVVVAPYLSPIARQACREREVGYLDLEGNAWISFGGVSIDHQVADKPSSERRELKSFFKPKSAQIIRTMLRDPGRAWRVVELSEAAGASLGQVSNVRTALLNREWARTTNDGVNLSDPQSLLDAWAETYEPPAGDRKFFYTALHGRALENAARNAIGEISGGHALFSSFSAAQWLAPYARINTNYFFADREGLERLVKALQLVPASTGENVVITLPKEEGLLLDAIEPAPGAICTSLVQTYLDLSVAGERGKEAAEYLRQEKLTWSR, encoded by the coding sequence TTGATTTCACTACTAATCGATTTTCAACATTCGCTGAAATTATTAATTTCAGTGAAAATTCTCGACAGATTTCACTGCTTTGGTTATTTTCAGCACTTGTTGAAAATGGTGAAATCAATGAAAGAGTTCGAAATCCGCTCAAGGGATGCCCTGCGAAATCTCCTGAGCAAAGTGCCGATCCTCAAGATTGAAAACCTGAAACTGCCTTCACCTTCAGAGGGGTGGACGCCCGACTGCATTGTCGAGATAACCGTCTCGGGAAGGTCGCATGCTCTGGTCTGCGAGGTAATAGCAAGCGGCCAACCCAGATTTATAAGTGCGGCGATACTTCGGCTTCGCGACTATTTGAACAAACAGCGGACACAGGCAACGCCCGTTGTGGTCGCGCCTTATCTGTCGCCCATTGCCAGACAGGCATGCCGGGAAAGAGAGGTGGGGTATCTGGATCTGGAGGGCAATGCGTGGATCTCGTTCGGTGGCGTATCCATTGACCATCAAGTCGCTGACAAGCCGTCCTCAGAACGCAGAGAGCTGAAGTCTTTCTTCAAACCAAAGTCAGCACAGATCATACGCACGATGCTTCGAGATCCGGGCCGAGCCTGGCGCGTGGTCGAACTGTCCGAAGCTGCCGGAGCGAGCCTGGGGCAAGTCAGTAATGTCCGAACAGCACTCCTGAATAGAGAATGGGCCCGGACGACAAACGATGGCGTAAACCTATCCGACCCTCAATCTCTCCTAGACGCTTGGGCCGAGACATACGAGCCTCCAGCAGGAGACCGTAAATTCTTCTATACCGCCTTGCACGGTAGAGCATTGGAAAATGCGGCGCGTAACGCCATTGGAGAAATAAGCGGCGGGCACGCGCTTTTTTCGTCTTTTTCTGCCGCCCAATGGCTCGCCCCCTATGCCCGTATCAATACGAATTACTTTTTTGCCGACCGTGAAGGGTTAGAGAGGCTGGTCAAAGCATTACAGTTGGTTCCCGCATCAACGGGAGAAAACGTAGTGATCACCTTACCCAAAGAGGAAGGGCTTCTACTCGACGCCATTGAACCCGCACCGGGTGCCATATGTACCAGCCTGGTTCAGACCTACCTGGATCTATCAGTTGCAGGAGAGCGCGGGAAAGAAGCTGCCGAATACTTGAGACAGGAAAAACTGACATGGTCTCGTTAG
- the rph gene encoding ribonuclease PH — MKRPSGRAADQLRSIRITRNYTKHAEGSVLVEFGDTKVICTVSVENGVPRFLKGQGQGWLTAEYGMLPRATGERNQREASRGKQGGRTLEIQRLIGRSLRAALDMSKLGDVTLYVDCDVIQADGGTRTASITGAMVALVDALKVIKKRGGLKGGDPLKQMIAAVSVGMYQGEPVLDLDYLEDSAAETDLNVVMTSTGGFIEVQGTAEGAPFQPADLNAMLALAQKGMTEIFELQNAALAD, encoded by the coding sequence ATGAAACGTCCAAGTGGTCGCGCTGCCGATCAGCTCCGCTCGATCCGCATCACCCGCAACTACACCAAACACGCCGAGGGTTCTGTACTGGTCGAGTTTGGCGATACCAAGGTCATCTGCACCGTCAGCGTCGAAAACGGCGTGCCGCGTTTCCTCAAAGGCCAGGGCCAGGGTTGGTTGACCGCCGAGTACGGCATGCTGCCGCGCGCCACCGGCGAGCGTAACCAGCGTGAAGCCAGCCGTGGCAAGCAGGGCGGCCGTACCCTGGAAATCCAGCGCCTGATCGGTCGCTCCCTGCGTGCAGCCCTGGACATGTCCAAGCTGGGCGACGTGACCCTGTACGTCGACTGCGACGTGATCCAGGCCGACGGCGGCACACGCACCGCGTCCATCACCGGCGCCATGGTGGCCCTGGTTGATGCACTCAAAGTGATCAAGAAGCGTGGCGGCCTGAAAGGCGGTGACCCGCTCAAGCAAATGATCGCTGCCGTATCGGTAGGCATGTACCAGGGCGAACCTGTACTGGACCTGGACTACCTGGAAGACTCGGCTGCCGAGACCGACCTGAACGTGGTCATGACCAGCACCGGTGGTTTCATCGAAGTACAGGGCACCGCCGAAGGCGCGCCATTCCAGCCGGCCGACTTGAACGCCATGTTGGCCCTGGCCCAGAAAGGCATGACTGAAATCTTCGAGCTGCAGAACGCCGCCCTGGCTGACTGA
- the pyrE gene encoding orotate phosphoribosyltransferase → MQAYQRDFIRFAIDRGVLRFGEFTLKSGRTSPYFFNAGLFNSGSALAQLGRFYAAAIVESGISFDVLFGPAYKGIPLAAATAVALAEHHGQDLPWCFNRKEAKAHGEGGSLVGAPLKGDVLIIDDVITAGTAIREVMQIIASQDGAKAAGVLIALNRQERGNGELSAIQEVERDFGIPVVSIVSLNQVLQFLEDDPQLKQHLPAVKAYREQFGV, encoded by the coding sequence ATGCAGGCGTATCAACGCGATTTCATTCGTTTTGCCATCGATCGCGGCGTTTTGCGCTTCGGTGAGTTCACTTTGAAGTCCGGGCGCACCAGCCCGTACTTCTTCAATGCAGGCTTGTTCAACTCGGGTTCGGCCCTGGCTCAGCTGGGTCGTTTCTATGCGGCGGCCATCGTTGAAAGCGGTATTTCCTTCGACGTGCTGTTCGGCCCAGCCTACAAGGGTATCCCCCTGGCGGCCGCGACGGCCGTGGCTCTGGCTGAACATCATGGCCAGGATCTGCCATGGTGCTTCAACCGTAAAGAAGCCAAGGCCCACGGCGAAGGCGGCAGCCTCGTCGGAGCTCCGCTCAAGGGCGACGTGCTGATCATCGACGACGTGATCACCGCTGGTACTGCGATCCGCGAAGTGATGCAGATCATCGCCTCCCAGGATGGCGCCAAGGCTGCCGGCGTGCTGATTGCGCTGAACCGCCAGGAACGCGGCAACGGTGAATTGTCGGCCATCCAGGAAGTGGAGCGCGATTTCGGCATTCCCGTGGTGAGCATCGTGTCGCTGAACCAGGTGCTGCAGTTCCTGGAGGATGATCCGCAGCTCAAGCAACACCTGCCGGCGGTGAAGGCGTACCGCGAGCAGTTCGGCGTCTGA
- the rpmB gene encoding 50S ribosomal protein L28, producing MSRVCQVTGKGPVTGNNISHANNKTRRRFLPNLQHHRFWVEEEKRFVRLRVSAKGMRIIDKRGITVVLAELRRAGTI from the coding sequence ATGTCGAGAGTCTGTCAAGTTACCGGTAAGGGTCCGGTGACTGGGAATAACATTTCCCACGCAAATAACAAAACCCGTCGTCGTTTCCTGCCGAACCTGCAGCATCACCGCTTCTGGGTTGAAGAAGAGAAACGTTTCGTCCGTCTGCGCGTATCTGCTAAAGGCATGCGCATCATCGACAAGCGTGGCATCACTGTCGTGCTGGCTGAATTGCGCCGCGCTGGCACAATCTAA
- a CDS encoding DUF4870 domain-containing protein translates to MNDNQELVPMPSYEVRQGAMLCHLAAFLGFVFPFGSVVGPLILWQMKKEKDAFIDDQGKEALNFQITVAIAWIACIVLAFTIVGFFLMFALAIATIVLTIIGSIKANKGIAYRYPLTWRVIK, encoded by the coding sequence ATGAATGACAACCAAGAACTTGTGCCGATGCCTTCCTATGAAGTACGGCAGGGGGCGATGTTGTGCCATCTCGCGGCGTTTCTCGGGTTTGTGTTCCCTTTCGGCAGTGTCGTGGGGCCGCTGATCCTGTGGCAGATGAAGAAAGAAAAGGACGCGTTCATTGATGATCAGGGCAAGGAAGCCTTGAACTTCCAGATCACCGTGGCCATCGCCTGGATAGCCTGCATCGTACTGGCGTTCACGATAGTTGGGTTTTTCCTGATGTTTGCCCTGGCGATCGCCACGATCGTGCTGACCATCATCGGCAGCATCAAGGCCAACAAAGGGATCGCCTATCGCTACCCGTTGACCTGGCGTGTGATCAAATAA
- a CDS encoding exodeoxyribonuclease III, with protein MRIISVNVNGIQAAVERGLLSWLQAQNADVICLQDTRASAFELDDPAFQLDGYFLYACDAEVPTQGGVALYSRLQPKAVISGLGFETADRYGRYLQADFDKVSIATLLLPSGQNGDEDLNQKFKLMDDFARYLDKQRRKRREYIYCGSLYVAQQKLDIKNWRDSQQSPGFLAPERAWMDEIVGNMGYVDALREVSREGDQYSWWPDNEQAEMLNLGWRFDYQLLTPGLRRFVRSARLPRQPRFSQHAPLIVDYDWTLTI; from the coding sequence ATGCGGATCATCAGTGTGAACGTTAATGGTATTCAGGCTGCAGTCGAGCGTGGTTTGCTCAGTTGGCTGCAAGCCCAGAATGCCGACGTCATCTGCCTGCAGGATACCCGCGCCTCCGCCTTTGAACTGGACGACCCAGCCTTCCAACTGGATGGCTACTTCCTTTATGCCTGCGATGCCGAAGTGCCCACCCAAGGTGGCGTGGCTTTGTATTCGCGGTTGCAACCCAAGGCGGTCATCAGCGGCCTCGGCTTCGAGACAGCCGACCGCTACGGGCGCTACCTGCAAGCCGATTTCGATAAGGTCAGCATCGCGACCTTGCTGCTTCCTTCGGGGCAGAACGGCGATGAAGACTTGAACCAGAAGTTCAAGCTAATGGACGATTTCGCCCGTTACCTGGATAAACAGCGACGCAAACGTCGCGAGTACATTTATTGTGGCTCGCTGTACGTGGCGCAACAGAAGCTGGATATCAAGAACTGGCGCGACAGCCAGCAATCCCCGGGTTTCCTGGCGCCGGAACGCGCCTGGATGGACGAGATTGTCGGCAATATGGGCTATGTGGATGCCCTGCGCGAAGTCAGCCGCGAAGGCGACCAGTACAGCTGGTGGCCGGACAACGAACAGGCTGAGATGCTCAACCTGGGCTGGCGTTTCGACTACCAGTTGCTGACTCCAGGTCTGCGCCGGTTCGTGCGCAGTGCACGCCTGCCGCGCCAGCCACGCTTCTCGCAGCACGCGCCGCTGATCGTGGACTACGACTGGACACTGACCATCTGA